The following is a genomic window from Miscanthus floridulus cultivar M001 chromosome 14, ASM1932011v1, whole genome shotgun sequence.
TGATGATCTCATCTCATTCGTTCTCACCTAAACGAGTCGCTGATTATCCAACTTCCGGTACCCAACTTCATGACGCCAAAGAACGAAGGTGACCGTCTAATTTGGGCTCTACCTTGGATCCAATCCAACTGAATGATAAGCTGACACGTATGAAACTGAACCATTCCAGCCCAAAGCAGCTTTGGCTTCTTGTTCCATGATGTGACTAAACTCAAATAAACGTCCTTGTTTGTGCTCTAGTGGAGCACTTCTAGAAGCGACAGCTTCATCCATATATCCACATCAAGAGGAGGAGTAGGATTAGTCTGCAAGCCTCCACTAATGAGTCAGCACAAATCTTCGGATTAATGCTTCGTTTATCTCTTGGATTGGATTTGGCCACCACCTCTCATCTTAATAAACAAATGCAATCGAAATACCACACGTTCAAGGACGATGGATATGTTTTGTTTCAGTTCCCTTCCAGAAGAGGGATGTATGGGTTAAAGCTTAAAAAGGCTTTGATTTCGATGCTTCCAAACtgttaaaaaaaacaaaactggTTAATTTTTGTCCTGAGGCTTTTGGCTTTCtgactgaggccttgtttagatttcatcaaagttccaagttttttcactctctctccatcacatcaatttttagccgcttgcatggagtattaaatgtaggtaaaaaaaataactaattacacagtttagttggaaatcacgagatgaatcttttgagcctagttggtccacaattggacaatatttgccaaataagacgaaagtggtactattcattaggttgaaaaaagtttcaatctaaacgaggcctgaaATGGAGAAGCAACAAACTTGGACCGGGGCTCGAGTAACACTGTTGTAGCTGTGAACTCCAGCACAGAGACTGCCCTTTGCCTCTGGTCTCTGGATGGAACTTTTTCTTGTGTTTTCCAGCCCCTGTGTTCAGGCTTCAGTCTGAAACTCTGAATGGATAGTAGTGTGTACTAGTGTAGATAGTGATGATTGTAGAATGCAGGAATGTTCACATGGAAGTACTCCTCTTGCAGTTGCCGTCTTAACTATCCATAAACATAGGGGATCAATaacaaataaataaagaaaacctTGATTTATTATAATGGATGAACAGCTGCAAGATCTGAAAACCAAACAGCAAAAGCCAAATCCTTCTCTCAGAATGAAAGGCCAAGATCAAACTATGTGATATAATAGCATATCTTTCTAACAAAAAGCAGGGTCAGTCAGACTTCCATTCAAAAAACACCTAAAAGATCTCACAAAGCACCTCATTATGAAATGCCCCTGCAAAAAGATAGCAAATAAAAAAAAGAGGTGCTAAGTGTACACCTCTGATGCGGCTATGCCAGCTGACAATGGGTCCCAGTGCAGGCAGAATATTTTCAGGCCCACCCACCAGCGTCTGCGGGGATCAGGACATGTCCAACCATGACAGTGAGAGAAGCTAGCAGGATTATTTTAATATAAGTAACTATTTTTACAGACAGTACTAGTACGTCGTAGCTAACACAGCCTTTGGAAAATGTTTCAATTAGGCTAAGAGAAGACAGGCTCTGCCATCTGATTGTTTACTTCTCTGCCTTTTGCCCCCTCagtaaaaaaaatatatttaatatgCCTGTTAATTTAGAATTACCCCACCACTTCCCTCAAAAGAATACACGACCACATAATTGTACTCCATGCCCACCTTTTAAAGGCCCATATTGGCACGGCTGCAATTGTCCAGCAACCTCGAGGGCATATCTGTAATTCCCGTATAAATCTGGTACACGACATTCCATTTGTTGGATTAGCTTACATTATCCTATTTGTCTTCTTTTGAATGGTTCTCAATTTAGTATGTAAAGCTTTTAAAAAGGAATTGCTACTTGGCGTGATTTAAAAAAGGATTGCTACTTGGCAAATGTGACGAAAGCTTTGTAATGTCATTTTGCTTTTAGCATAAGAGAACTGCATCttgtttgtttgggcttgtttggcttataatccgtacttttttagccaacgaacaatatttttctctcacaccaaatcagtcaacaatactttcagccatggcttatcagccaaataaaCCCAAACAAATAGGTCACTAGTAGAAAAATAATTCTTGAAAAGAAAGAATTAGAAGAACAATGGCTATCGTTTTCTCATCATGATTGTAGTACAATATAGTACTATCCTGCGTACAACTCAAAATTTATATAGATAGTTCCATATCTAGGATCTTCCTCCTATCTACTCTTTTCATTTTTTATCTGAATTTTGTTTTAAAGGGAAAGATACTTAAATTCTAAACTTTTCTTTAGTTCATTTTGTCTAATGCCATCTTATTATCTGTCCCTAAATAGAAACGATGGCAAACTAATTGGTCTTTACATCAGTTGATGAAAGAGACTAATGTTTGGCTATTCTAAGCGATTCTTTTTTCTGGGTGAAGAACCTGTCATTTTGTGGGAATTATTGGATTTAGAAAAGGAGTACGTCTTTTCAATCATTCTGCCCTTTTTGGCCATAGTGCTTCTGAATTATTTCTATACGATGGAatacttttttgtttttctttagaTTAGTGAAATTTTTTAAAGGATAAAAAGGTGGAGTAAacctatttttcttcttctttaaaacGAGTTCCCTCTTAAGGTTTTGGTAAACAAAGTGATCTTGCATGCATGGTGATTTGGATCATGCCTTGGCCCTTGGCCCTACTAGCAAATGTGTCCATGTGCTACAGCAGGACTCAATACGTCTTGGAATTAGATTTCTTACAATCGCTGCACATGAGTCATTCTAACTTGTATAAGTATGGCACAAGTCTGGGCCATATACAATCGCTGCACATGAGTCATTCTAACTTGTATAAGTATGGCACAAGTCTGGGCCATATACGGGACATGGAGGGTATAAGAGTATTTTGGGAAGTAAAAAAAGATGGTTGAAAGAATCTCTTTGCTCTTAATATTAGATATAGATTTACTTTTGTTGCACATAGAAGCCCATCATGTCTAAACCAGATGCGAGCCATAGGGCCACGTCACATAGTTCAAACCTCACTTTTGCAAGTGAGCGCGCAGCTGAGACGCATAGTGGACACCAAgcattttggatttttttttgtgtCTATGGCTTAAACACAACAATAAATACATCAAACACGCCTCTTGTTTCTTTTTTTATTGCTACTCCCTCAATTGCAAAGAAAAACATGAAAAATCTTGTTCTTAAAgagttattttttttaattttgactagatttataaaaaaataatatcaatatttcTATCTTCAAATATGTTTGTTATTAAAATATCTTTTAATTAGTCTAGTGATACTTTTTATGCATCACAAATATAAATATCTATTATATATTTGGTATGCATCACAAATatgaatattttttatatatatttggtcaaacgtAATATTGTGCGAGGGAGGGAAGCGAGATTTTTCCATTGACAGTAGTATCTACAATAAAATCTCAATCTGAGAGGTGACTAAATCATGCAATTGTAAATGGAGATGTCAAAGTAAAAATCTCCTCAGAATCACGGTGAATGGCACCACAAATGAAACGATGTGGCTAAGAACATAGGGTAGCATCAGCGTCCCGATTTTGCCCCTCGTGGAGGGAATGATACCTGCCTCGGGAGCAGGGAAGGaggcaaaaaagaaaaaagaaagagaaaacgcAAAAGGGCGAGCACAGCAAAGCAACAAGACACCCAAAcccgagaagagaagagaagagaggtgAGAACCCAAAGAAGCCAAAGCCAGCGACCGAGGAGGAAGACGCACCAGGACATTGACGAGCAGCAGCCACCAGAGCCCCAGCACTGGGGCAGGCAGGCTCGCTctccgccgcagccgccgccgccgcgtgaaGCAAAGCGCGCCCCAGCCCCACGGACGCTGACGCTGACGCTGGGACCCGCGCCTGCTGTGTGGGAGGCTGGGAGTGGGCCCGCCGCCCCCCCTGATGGGCGCCTGCGCGCCGGCGGCGAGGGGAAGCGTGAGGACGAGGAGAGCCGGCGGGCTCCGCGCGAAGCAGGCCGGGCGAGCCAGCCGCCGCGCCTCCTAGAGGAGGGCGCCGCCGCCCGTCTTTGCTTGTTTGCTCGCACGTCCTGTTCCAGTTCCAGGCCAGAGAGCGGAAGGCTCAGAAGGGGACTGCAGGCGGCGGCCTGCGGAGGAGCTAGggttctctctctcactctccctGCGTCGCCGGGATGGCGGTCGGGGACGCGCTGCGCCGGCTCTGCGAGGAGGTCGGCTGGTCCTACGCCGTCTTCTGGAAGGCCATCGGCGCCGCCGACCCTGTGTaagctccacccctccttcctcctcctcttttTTCTTTGGATCTTAAGCTTCTCCTGCAGCTCTATTTGCCAAGAAATCCCATCCCATTCTTTTCGGAACGTTCGTATGCAACTTTTCGCTCCCCGGGCTTGGGCTTTGGAGTTTTGCAGCGCATTCCGTTTAAGCTAGATTTGCCTGGTAGACAAGCGAACCGCGCGTGGGGAACATTCGGATGGGCATATTCCTCGGCATCCTTCCCGATATGGGAGCTCTTTACTTCAAACAAACAAACTAACTGATTGAGTTCGCGCTGCTGCAAATTTACTAGAACGTGTACCCATTGAGTTCGCGCTAATGTGCGTGAGTTCTTGGGGGTGGACAAGGGCGGGAATGCGTGAAATGCGCTTGCATTTCTGTGTAACGGCTAATGTGCTGCGCTTTTTGCTTCGTGATGTGCTTAGTGCACGGATTCAGCTGTTCTTTGCTGATTTGTTGTCTTCGCTTCGTTGACGTGCAGGCATTTGGTGTGGGAGGACGGTTGCTGCGGCCACGCGTCATGCTCCGCCGGATCTGAGGCTCATGAAGCTGGGTGTGAACCGGGCACCAGTGTGTGCACGCTTGTTAGGAAGGTCATGGCCTCGCAGATTCATGTCGTTGGTGAAGGGTAAGCAGGAATTTTGTTTTGCTTGTTACAACGTTCGTAGCTAAGAAGTGCTTCGGTGTTGTTGGAAAAGTTCAAGCTTTACTGATGTATGTATGTTCTATGCTGTGTTTGTACTCTTCAGTACCATTGGCCGTGCTGCTTTCACTGGGAATCATCAATGGATTGTCCATGATCCTGCTGCCAATGATCACAATCTCAGACCCGAGGTACGactccttcttcttcccttgtGAACCGATATAAATGTAGCCCGATTTCAGTTTTTCCGTGGTCCATTTTGCTGCCACCCTATTTAAAGCGTGAGGCCAAGGGATTTATGCCACTGCACAAGTCCTTGTGGGGTTATTTTGTCCTCGAGTATTTGTTCTACGTCTTGAAATTTTGGCTTGTAGTGAGTTTGGTCTATTATTCTGTGAACAAGTTGTCATTGTGATAAGCTAGCTGTGAAAGCACACAAATAGACACGCGAAATAAGTGGAGATATCTTTCAAGGTTCTTGTTTGTATGGTTTTCCCTTCAGCTGAAGTCAACCATGATGTCATTTCCCTTTCTTCATGCACGCAGCATGAGGATTTCCTCAATATCTTTGGGGGCTTGCTTACTTATTGTCTAAGCGGATAAATGTTTGGTTTGTTTGGGGGATTTTAAATTGTAATATGAGCTTCTGTGATGGAACATCAAACTGATTATGTTCTTCTTACGATGATAGCTTGCCGCTGAGATGAATCATCAGTTTGCAGCTGGCATTCAGGTTAGTACTATTTTTTTCCTTGCGTGGTGGATTATTCACTGAAACAATGTTTGCTTCTGAGCTCTCAATAAGTTATTGTCTGCAGACTATTGCAATTATTCCTGTGTTACCACGAGGTGTACTGCAGCTAGGCTCTACAAGTGTGGTAAGATATCCATGCTTTAGCAACTGGGATTACTATATAGTATATATCGTTCTACATGTCTTGAAGTTGTTCTCTGTCATTATTATATGGCCATGATGTACTACTTTATGACTGTGTTACATTGTTGACTGGTCAAATGTTCTGTTCCCTTGGTCTCTGTATATAAACTATATTGTCGTGAGATCCAAGGAGACAAAACCTTCTTGTGGACAGTAGAGGAACCCTGAAAAGAAAAACAACTTGTGATAATTGTGCTCTATTTTTGCACTTAGGATTGCTGTGAAAGAAATAATATCTCTTTATGCTAACTGTACTAACCATGCTTATGACATGTTAGAACTTATATGAATGCTTATTTTCTGGCAGGTAGTGGAAAATACCAACCTTGTGCTCCAGTATAAGAAGCTATGTTCTCAGCTGAACAATCGGTCGAGTATGGCTTCATCATCATCTGTTAAAAATGATTTGAACCAGAAAGTCCAGTCACGCCCTTTGAATGGCCCCACAAGTATATACCCTGCAGATACACGCTCAAAGCTTTTAAGTGGATCCCCAATGAGATATCAACAATGTTATGGTCCTGATGGCACAACTGTCTCTAGTAGTACATTGGCAAACATGGGCAGTAATGCTTCAATGCTTATGGTTGCACAAAGAAATGGCCAAGTGGGTAAAGAACACATTCTGTATGCTCCTGACATGAGGTTCAGACCGCAAAACCCTTACTGTGACAGGAGAGTTCAGAGTAACACCCAAAGTAGTGTTGTGAGCTCTGGTTTTATCTCGTCTATCTCAGCATCAATGGAAAGGCATCCATTGATGACCAACAGTCAACAGTTAGAACAAGGAAACACTGGAGAACCATCATATCCCAGAAATGTTCTCTTGAAATCTCTTGCATACCGTAACCCTTTAGTCCATGAAAACACAAACATGACTTTGTTGCATGACAGAGGCCAGGTGCCAGGTTTTGTTAATGGTCATGGGGGTTTTGATTTTCTCCCAGAAGGTACTAGGGTAGTCAAGGGTAACCTGTATGGCAGCACAGCAAATCAAATTTTAGACCAAAGATGCAGTTCTGCTTCTGGGATGACAGGGCACAGGCCAACTATTTCATATAAAATGCCCCAATCTACCCAATTTGTTAGGAAAACGGAGAGTCCCAAGAGAGAGACATGTCAAGCTTCTGCTGCTCTGTCGTCTGGCAATGATATTCAGGTTTCTGGTGGCTTGAAAACAGCCATTTCTCAAGAGAATCAGATGAGTAGTTCTGATCTTATTGGCACAAAAAAGGCTAATGAAGTGCATGACCCTACTGATGCAATTGTGCAAGCTGTCAAGAATATGGATCGCCGCAGGCTCCCAGACATATCTAATGAGAGATCACCGCCGCTCCTTATGGATCCTGCTGCAGAAAGTGATTTGTTTGACATGTTTGGTTCCGAATTTTATCATTTGTGCCGCAATGTGGATAATGATCTTACCTGGAAAGCTGCAAAACCTGAGAGTTCAAATAGAGATGTACCTGAATCCTCTGTTCATCTTGGTTCCTCTCCAGCCTTCAATTCAGTGGATGACGAGTTCCCTTATTCTGGGATCTTCTCACTGACTGATACCGACCAACTGTTGGATGCAGTTGTCTCCAATTCCAATCCTGGTGGCAAGCAGATCTCTGGTGACAGTGCTTCTTGCAAGACTTCAGTGACAGATATTCCTAGCACTTCGTATTGTCGCTTAAAAGAGCCAAAGCAGTCCGAATCATCTGGTGCTCCTCTGCTAATCAAGAATGAGTTAGCCGTTTCAAATTTTGTTAAACAGACATCTTTCCCAGAAAAGGCAGAGGATGGCTGTCTTTCTCAAAATAATGCAATACAGAAATCTCAGATACGCCTCTGGATTGAGAGCGGACAGAACATGAAATGTGAAAGTGCCTCGGCCTCAAACAGCAAGGGCGTTGATACCTCAAGCAAGGCAAGTCGGAAGAGGTCTCGGCCAGGAGAGAATCCTAAGCCACGACCAAAGGACCGCCAGCTTATTCAGGATCGTATAAAGGAGCTCCGGGAACTCGTACCTAATGGGGCAAAGGTATCCTCTTCTTCTACTCGTGCATTTCAAATGTGCGTTAGGAATTTTAGGATTATTTAAGGTTCAATTGCACTTGTTTCAAACTTCATATGCTTGTGCAATGACTGTTAGTCTCACAGCATTTTTTGTCAACAGTGTAGCATTGATGCATTGTTGGAGAAGACCATTAAGCACATGCTTTTCTTGCAAAGTGTGACAAAGCATGCAGATAACCTCAAGGACTCAAATGAATCTAAGGTATGCACATACTTATTAATTTTGTCATCTAATTTGCAGCGTTTTTGAGAAGGTAATAGTCACTAACCTCATGCAATGTATTGTGTGTGGCTATGGGTAAACTCCAAACAGATTCTTGGTGGTGAGAATGGCCCACTTAAAGACTACTTCGAAGGTGGTGCCACTTGGGCCTTTGATGTTGGTAGTCAATCTATGACGTGTCCAATCATTGTCGAAGATCTTGACCGGCCTCGTCAGATGCTTGTGGAGGTAAATGATTCTGCTATTGCTGGATCTTTCAACTCTTATTATTGTCAATGCATGCATATTGCTGATGGTGTTGCCTCTGTAGATGCTTTGTGAGGATAGAGGTATCTTCTTGGAGATAGCTGACTTTATTAAAGGACTAGGATTAACCATCTTAAGGGGCGTTATGGAAGCACGCAAAAATAAAATCTGGGCACGGTTTACTGTTGAGGTAAGCAGTTCAATGCATTATGAAAGTTCTCTAGGTTGGCTGAGAACTCAGAAGGCTAGAATAGCTTCCCCTCAGAGCATGTTAAATGTTTTTCATGACTTCAGATTTCTTTTGCTTCCTCCACTGTCTGCTTCATGGAAGTTCTTATTTTTACTTTGTTTTTGCAGGCCAACAGGGATGTGACTAGAATGGAAATCTTCCTTTCCCTAATGCGTTTGCTGGAATCGAGTTGTGATGGCGATGGAGCAGGAGAGAATCCTAATAAGAACACAAAAATGCCTCTTGGGATTGTGCGGTATCCCGTGATCCCTGCGACAGGTCATCTTAGGTGAGCCAGCCAGCACAAAGATCACAGGAGGCATCTTTGAAATGCTAAGAGCGGGAGGTCGACCCACTTCTGCCATGACTAGCATTGTCAACCCTGGACGAGCTGGAATGTCGTGACAATGCAGTGCATCCTCCCTGCAGTGTGCATTCGGAAAGCCTAACAGTAGACGGGAATGGAGACATGGATAGTTGGCTCAGCGGATGATCATTAGACGATCGATGTTTTGACTATAATCTTAGTTTCTGTTTGTTGCTGATGCTTTTGCCTTTTGTTCTTCTGCCTATTAGTGAATTTTGTTATGTTCTGCTGCTGAATGGAAATTCTGAGTCGGAGCTCTCTTTTTTTTTAGTGTTCCTGTGTGATTACTAATGATAAACTAGTTTTACTGTTTACCAAGTTATAAGGTTCTCTTTCTTTGTTCTCCCAAATTCTCTTGTACGTTCTACGTTGTACCTATCCATCAAGAGGTTTCATGGGTTAAGATGCATGCAATTCATTTGCAGGCTTGCAGCACTGTACTATGACTTGGTTAACGTCCATACCATAAAAAATTCATGAAAGAAAAGCATACATAATACCAGTTGGTAAAAGGAGATTCATCTTTTATGGCTACAGATGTTCAGATGTGCATCTGTTCTCCAATGGCAGGGTGAAGCTATACAATCATAGAACCCAAAGCTGCCATTACTGAAAAAAAAAGGATGCCGGCCAGCTGAGGTACTGCCCCCATCCTGTAGCGAAGACATTTGTATCCTGTTCCAAAACCAATTTATCACGATGTGACAGTAGACCCTGTGAAGCGAAATGCATGCCTATTTTAAGAGCCTATTGGGAATACAGGAATTTTACACGAATtgtaagatttttttatagaaacCAATATAATTTCAAAGAAAAACACTggattcaagaaaaaaaaaattatgcatTCCAAACATGGTCTAACTTTGTCGTTGGCTTCGTCAATCAATTCATTTTTTAAAGGAAAAACACGATTCAAGAAAGATCATGCGTTTGGAGCCTAGTTTTTATTTGTAGTTTTGAAGGAGACGGCTAAATCTCTTATTCCACTATTTAAAACGTTGCGTTGGCTGGACTCTCTCTCTTGTCGACAACACTGGGTGCCGCTAGCGCTAGGTGCTCAGGTGGCCAGGTCTCTGTGTCCCTTCGGTAGGGACCTTGTTGTGTCGTTAGCAGCCAATGAGCACCCGCCAGGTATGTGTTTTTGCAAAATTTATTGGATGTACATGTATACACCCATGTTGTTTACTGGGTCCACCCTTGGTCCGTTTATTCCATTTGTGACAAATAATATAGAAGCTAAATAATAGAACACAGTGCCTATTACtttctccgttctaaattataagtagtTTTAACTTTTTTTGGAGAGTTAAagctgaaagtgcaatcaagtcttaattgtgggttttggtgctaataacctcgcaattagagaactaatgagatttattgagatgacaagcagggaatttatattcgatgatgctacacgaaacggaggagtctccaactacaaatatagatggctttaaactcaaaggaggtttaaattcttttatatattgaatttgagtataggaaaagccgtactataaagggaggcacaatgcttaagctaatctgtgctaccaagtgctcaaacaaccacatgcatcctcagattcacagtcaagacagtctacacttcactattatcaTTACTGTCTTGCGGGGTGCGGGCTCCGTTTCGTCCGACCCTAAGGTCGCGGGCTTCGGTTCGCCTGACCCTTTGAtcgtgggcttcgtctcgcccgaccccaaggtcgtgggctctgtctcgcctgaccctaaggtcgcgggctccgacTCGGCCGACCTTTTGGTCGcgagcttcgtctcgcccgaccctttggtcgtgggctctggcttgcccgaccctttggtggcggcctcgtctcacccgacctcttgggtgaaatatccgttgggggctgggggtatatataccttttctttttctccccaACGGCTATCTGCGATTTAAGTGATCGTTGGGGCCTGTGGGTATATAtacccttttcttttcttttctaatggGATATAGAAAAACGAACCAAGCTGctcccttcttcctcacttcagcacactcaaaacagagcaggagctctctctctctcactccattgttgacctcaagccccaagcaaatccattgatttccccatcaatccttgagggataagggtccaaaacttgataATTGAGCATATTCATTGattccaaactctaaagagcacttggttcacgttttggccggcagttgtgtttgttactcttggaacttggctcctagccggctagagcgtcgcctggtgagcttgccaacttatgtgatAGCCCCGGGAgatttgtaaccacctcttgcagcaagtaaaatcacccctcatctcaagagttcactctcttgacttgagaa
Proteins encoded in this region:
- the LOC136504255 gene encoding transcription factor LHW-like; the protein is MAVGDALRRLCEEVGWSYAVFWKAIGAADPVHLVWEDGCCGHASCSAGSEAHEAGCEPGTSVCTLVRKVMASQIHVVGEGTIGRAAFTGNHQWIVHDPAANDHNLRPELAAEMNHQFAAGIQTIAIIPVLPRGVLQLGSTSVVVENTNLVLQYKKLCSQLNNRSSMASSSSVKNDLNQKVQSRPLNGPTSIYPADTRSKLLSGSPMRYQQCYGPDGTTVSSSTLANMGSNASMLMVAQRNGQVGKEHILYAPDMRFRPQNPYCDRRVQSNTQSSVVSSGFISSISASMERHPLMTNSQQLEQGNTGEPSYPRNVLLKSLAYRNPLVHENTNMTLLHDRGQVPGFVNGHGGFDFLPEGTRVVKGNLYGSTANQILDQRCSSASGMTGHRPTISYKMPQSTQFVRKTESPKRETCQASAALSSGNDIQVSGGLKTAISQENQMSSSDLIGTKKANEVHDPTDAIVQAVKNMDRRRLPDISNERSPPLLMDPAAESDLFDMFGSEFYHLCRNVDNDLTWKAAKPESSNRDVPESSVHLGSSPAFNSVDDEFPYSGIFSLTDTDQLLDAVVSNSNPGGKQISGDSASCKTSVTDIPSTSYCRLKEPKQSESSGAPLLIKNELAVSNFVKQTSFPEKAEDGCLSQNNAIQKSQIRLWIESGQNMKCESASASNSKGVDTSSKASRKRSRPGENPKPRPKDRQLIQDRIKELRELVPNGAKCSIDALLEKTIKHMLFLQSVTKHADNLKDSNESKILGGENGPLKDYFEGGATWAFDVGSQSMTCPIIVEDLDRPRQMLVEMLCEDRGIFLEIADFIKGLGLTILRGVMEARKNKIWARFTVEANRDVTRMEIFLSLMRLLESSCDGDGAGENPNKNTKMPLGIVRYPVIPATGHLR